The proteins below come from a single Papaver somniferum cultivar HN1 chromosome 11, ASM357369v1, whole genome shotgun sequence genomic window:
- the LOC113320918 gene encoding uncharacterized protein LOC113320918 isoform X1: MRWWDSDKSFKEMLQLIRESFPEGCTLPENFSQCKKTAGDMRWHHEGRTKDGVLRHPADSEAWRHFDEMNPTFKADPRNIRLGPHSPGNDIDVYLRPLIDELKELWEEGVDTYDSSRNEMFNLKAGLLWTISGYPGLAMLSGWSNKGKLACSTCLEETRHQWLNNRRKTVYMGHRRFLPMNHRMPKGGAALRFLHDLLPNQRLAVEVDMEHLCPLGENGTYITKYITHLASDGHKLALTIHDWKYMPSHLVENVVLEIKQIFKYPEVLDDWIYSKINDRCKDHKYHVKKNAYKNGIRWKNVLLIHHTMLLRASGGYSLRFGILIWRNKKYAKKTRKTGRNKNLAILWALNLMLSVPQSWERN; the protein is encoded by the exons ATGCGTTGGTGGGATTCTGACAAGTCATTCAAAGAGATGCTTCAACTCATAAGAGAATCATTTCCAGAAGGGTGCACATTGCCAGAAAACTTCTCACAGTGTAAGAAG ACTGCAGGAGATATGAGATGGCATCATGAAGGGCGTACAAAAGACGGGGTATTGAGACATCCAGCTGATTCTGAAGCATGGAGGCATTTTGATGAGATGAATCCAACTTTTAAGGCAGATCCAAGGAATATCAGATTAG GCCCGCATAGTCCAG GTAACGATATTGATGTGTATTTGAGACCATTGATAGATGAGCTGAAGGAATTATGGGAGGAAGGGGTGGACACGTATGATTCCTCACGAAATGAAATGTTCAATCTGAAAGCGGGATTATTATGGACTATAAGTGGTTATCCCGGACTTGCAATGCTCTCTGGATGGAGTAATAAAGGTAAATTGGCATGTTCAACGTGTCTTGAAGAAACTCGGCACCAGTGGTTGAATAATAGAAGGAAAACAGTCTACATGGGCCATCGACGATTCTTACCGATGAATCATAG GATGCCTAAAGGTGGAGCGGCTTTGAGGTTCTTGCATGACCTATTACCAAATCAGAGGCTTGCAGTTGAAGTGGACATGGAACACCTTTGTCCTTTGGGGGAAAATGGTACGtatataaccaaatatatcaCTCATCTAGCGAGTGATGGGCACAAACTAGCGTTGACAATACATGACTGGAAATACATGCCTTCACACTTAGTTGAGAATGTGGTGCTTGAAATAAAG CAAATATTTAAGTACCCAGAAGTGTTGGATGACTGGATCTACTCCAAGATAAATGATAGGTGTAAGGATCACAAATATCATGTTAAAAAGAATGCTTATAAAAATGGAATACGGTGGAAGAACGTCTTGCTAATCCACCACACAATGTTGTTGAGAGCCAGTGGAGGGTACTCGTTGAGGTTTGGAATACTGATTTGGAGAAACAA GAAATATGCCAAAAAAACAAGGAAAACAGGGAGGAACAAAAATCTCGCCATACTATGGGCTCTAAACCTCATGCTAAGTGTGCCGCAGAG CTGGGAAAGAAACTAG
- the LOC113320918 gene encoding uncharacterized protein LOC113320918 isoform X2 produces the protein MPSNWKKLSIFYELPYWLNNLLKHNIDVIHTEKNVCDSVLGTIMDIAGKTKDGLKARFDMQLLKIRPELHPRPLPNGKYFLPGACYSMDNPKKTMFLNVLKNLKTLDGYSAYIARCVNVQQRKSFGLKRHDSHVLMQQLLPLAFRKTLPSKVSKVLMELSSFFRELCSKVSRPEDFEELEKRIVTIVCELERIFPPAFFDIMVHLPIHLATEARLGGPVQYRWMYPIERYLYTSKKYVRNKAHPEGSIAEGYLADECVTFLSRQHKTTLSMMHPRLSDLERQRKHKHEFADWFKNHIRLLMKSKVSIAEVLDLLAEGPFSSARKFTGYTTQGYNFKVVSKENGTKTQ, from the exons ATGCCAAGCAATTGGAAGAAATTGAGTATCTTTTACGAACTTCCATACTGGCTAAATAATCTTCTCAAACATAACATAGATGTGATTCACACTGAAAAGAATGTCTGTGATAGTGTTCTGGGTACGATAATGGATATTGCTGGAAAAACTAAGGATGGTCTTAAAGCAAGATTTGATATGCAACTCCTGAAGATTAGACCTGAACTTCATCCAAGGCCATTACCAAATGGGAAATACTTCTTGCCAGGAGCATGTTATTCCATGGATAATCCAAAAAAGACTATGTTTCTTAATGTCTTGAAGAATTTGAAGACCCTGGATGGGTACTCAGCATACATTGCGAGGTGTGTAAATGTCCAGCAACGTAAAAGTTTTGGTCTAAAACGTCATGATTCACATGTGCTCATGCAGCAGCTTCTACCTTTGGCATTCCGAAAGACGTTACCGTCTAAGGTCAGTAAAGTGCTAATGGAGTTGAGTTCCTTTTTCCGTGAACTATGCTCCAAGGTGTCACGCCCCGAAGATTTTGAAGAGTTGGAGAAGCGCATTGTTACCATTGTTTGCGAATTAGAGAGGATTTTTCCACCTGCCTTCTTCGACATTATGGTTCACTTGCCTATCCATCTGGCGACAGAAGCACGTTTAGGAGGACCTGTGCAGTATCGGTGGATGTACCCCATTGAACG GTATTTGTACACTTCGAAGAAATATGTAAGGAATAAAGCTCATCCAGAGGGATCTATTGCTGAAGGCTATTTGGCTGATGAATGTGTTACATTCTTGTCGAG GCAACACAAAACTACACTGTCTATGATGCACCCAAGACTAAGTGACCTTGAACGCCAGCGAAAGCACAAACATGAGTTTGCTGATTGGTTTAAGAATCATATTAGGTTGCTTATGAAATCTAAAGTGAGTATTGCTGAAGTATTAGATTTGCTTGCCGAAGGTCCCTTTTCAAGTGCGAGAAAATTCACCGGTTATACAACACAAGGCTATAATTTCAAAGTTGTAAGTAAAGAAAATGGAACAAAGACACAATAG
- the LOC113320918 gene encoding uncharacterized protein LOC113320918 isoform X3 — MRWHHEGRTKDGVLRHPADSEAWRHFDEMNPTFKADPRNIRLGPHSPGNDIDVYLRPLIDELKELWEEGVDTYDSSRNEMFNLKAGLLWTISGYPGLAMLSGWSNKGKLACSTCLEETRHQWLNNRRKTVYMGHRRFLPMNHRMPKGGAALRFLHDLLPNQRLAVEVDMEHLCPLGENGTYITKYITHLASDGHKLALTIHDWKYMPSHLVENVVLEIKQIFKYPEVLDDWIYSKINDRCKDHKYHVKKNAYKNGIRWKNVLLIHHTMLLRASGGYSLRFGILIWRNKKYAKKTRKTGRNKNLAILWALNLMLSVPQSWERN, encoded by the exons ATGAGATGGCATCATGAAGGGCGTACAAAAGACGGGGTATTGAGACATCCAGCTGATTCTGAAGCATGGAGGCATTTTGATGAGATGAATCCAACTTTTAAGGCAGATCCAAGGAATATCAGATTAG GCCCGCATAGTCCAG GTAACGATATTGATGTGTATTTGAGACCATTGATAGATGAGCTGAAGGAATTATGGGAGGAAGGGGTGGACACGTATGATTCCTCACGAAATGAAATGTTCAATCTGAAAGCGGGATTATTATGGACTATAAGTGGTTATCCCGGACTTGCAATGCTCTCTGGATGGAGTAATAAAGGTAAATTGGCATGTTCAACGTGTCTTGAAGAAACTCGGCACCAGTGGTTGAATAATAGAAGGAAAACAGTCTACATGGGCCATCGACGATTCTTACCGATGAATCATAG GATGCCTAAAGGTGGAGCGGCTTTGAGGTTCTTGCATGACCTATTACCAAATCAGAGGCTTGCAGTTGAAGTGGACATGGAACACCTTTGTCCTTTGGGGGAAAATGGTACGtatataaccaaatatatcaCTCATCTAGCGAGTGATGGGCACAAACTAGCGTTGACAATACATGACTGGAAATACATGCCTTCACACTTAGTTGAGAATGTGGTGCTTGAAATAAAG CAAATATTTAAGTACCCAGAAGTGTTGGATGACTGGATCTACTCCAAGATAAATGATAGGTGTAAGGATCACAAATATCATGTTAAAAAGAATGCTTATAAAAATGGAATACGGTGGAAGAACGTCTTGCTAATCCACCACACAATGTTGTTGAGAGCCAGTGGAGGGTACTCGTTGAGGTTTGGAATACTGATTTGGAGAAACAA GAAATATGCCAAAAAAACAAGGAAAACAGGGAGGAACAAAAATCTCGCCATACTATGGGCTCTAAACCTCATGCTAAGTGTGCCGCAGAG CTGGGAAAGAAACTAG